A single region of the Musa acuminata AAA Group cultivar baxijiao chromosome BXJ1-11, Cavendish_Baxijiao_AAA, whole genome shotgun sequence genome encodes:
- the LOC135597301 gene encoding protein ALTERED PHOSPHATE STARVATION RESPONSE 1-like: MGCAQSRVDNEEAVTRCKERRQWMKAAVAERNAFAAAHSAYAVALKNTGAALSEFGQGEAHDPGPSSSTATTAAAVPGPSGGVPPAVQPPIDPLPPPPPPLPEFSPSPIQRSISMPDLPKKFPSKAQPNASIREDDDEGEEEADEEEEEDRDGGLEHRRRPAGAAAAASSPSPSPSPAPPPLPPQPSPPPPPPPMPDSKALETWDYFFSSMDDNMQGPSLTPADEIRPAREDASEDRFKTSAPPPPVTDHHVVDGDDEPVTPEKVVLETPLPPKVPRKPKQGTHAHHQHAASAPALDAKRGKMVPVDRPSNNLLKVLTDLDDLFLKASESTHEVSKMLEATRMHYHSNFADSRGHIDHSARVMRVITWNRSFKGMADADGGKDDFDNDEWETHATVLDKILAWEKKLYDEVKAGELMKIEYQRKVALLNRQKKRGVSSEALERTKAAVSHLHTRYIVDMQSMDSTVSEIERLRDKQLYPKLVELVEGMAQMWYAMYMHHQAQLKIVEGLKSLDVTNSPRETSEHHHKHTFQLLEIAKEWHTQFNKLVSHQKEYVDSLNSWLKLTLIPIESSLKEKVSSPQRPAHAPIQSLLHAWHDYLGKLPDELAKSAILSFSAVINTIVTLQQEERKQKEKCEEAHKEYSKKNRAFDDWFQKYSQRRMGSSVGEPDGGEGSNQKDPVEERRFMVESLKSKFDEEVEAHRRLCKQVREKSLSSLKTHLPELFRAMSDFANACSKMYASLKMITEQDPPTN, translated from the exons ATGGGTTGCGCGCAGTCGAGGGTGGATAACGAGGAGGCGGTGACGCGGTGCAAGGAACGGCGGCAGTGGATGAAGGCGGCGGTGGCGGAGCGGAACGCCTTCGCGGCCGCGCACTCCGCCTACGCCGTCGCGCTCAAGAATACCGGCGCCGCCCTCAGCGAGTTCGGCCAGGGCGAGGCCCACGACCCGGGcccctcttcctccactgccacTACTGCCGCGGCGGTCCCCGGCCCCTCCGGTGGCGTCCCCCCGGCCGTCCAGCCGCCCATCGACCCCCTCcccccgcctccgccgccgctgccggaGTTCTCTCCGTCCCCTATCCAGCGCTCCATAAGCATGCCTGATCTCCCCAAGAAGTTCCCCTCCAAGGCCCAGCCGAACGCCTCCATCCGCGAGGACGATGACGAAGGCGAGGAGGAGGcggacgaggaggaagaggaagaccgCGACGGCGGCCTCGAACACCGCCGCCGCCCTGCGGGAGCCGCTGCCGCCGCGAGCTCCCCTTCCCCGTCCCCCTCCCCAGCTCCGCCTCCGCTGCCTCCTCAGCCCAGCCCtccgcccccgccgccgccgaTGCCCGATTCGAAGGCCTTGGAAACTTGGGATTACTTCTTCTCCTCCATGGACGACAACATGCAGGGGCCATCGCTGACCCCGGCAGACGAGATCCGACCTGCGAGGGAGGACGCTTCGGAGGATCGGTTCAAGACATCAGCTCCGCCGCCTCCAGTCACCGATCACCATGTGGTCGATGGCGATGATGAGCCGGTGACGCCCGAAAAGGTGGTCTTGGAGACTCCGCTACCACCTAAGGTGCCGAGGAAGCCGAAGCAGGGAACGCATGCTCATCACCAGCACGCGGCGTCAGCACCAGCACTGGATGCCAAAAGGGGGAAGATGGTGCCGGTAGATCGCCCCAGCAATAATCTCCTGAAGGTGCTCACAGATCTTGATGACCTTTTCCTCAAGGCGTCAGAGAGTACACATGAAGTTTCCAAGATGCTCGAGGCCACTAGAATGCACTACCACTCCAATTTTGCGGATAGTAGAG GTCACATAGATCATTCTGCCAGGGTCATGCGTGTTATTACATGGAATAGGTCATTTAAAGGTATGGCTGATGCAGATGGTGGTAAAGATGATTTTGACAATGATGAATGGGAAACTCATGCAACCGTGTTGGATAAGATCCTAGCATGGGAGAAAAAGTTATATGATGAAGTTAAG GCCGGTGAGCTTATGAAAATTGAGTACCAGAGGAAAGTTGCTTTACTGAATAGGCAAAAGAAACGTGGTGTCAGTAGTGAAGCATTGGAACGTACTAAAGCAGCTGTAAGCCATTTACACACTAGATACATAGTTGATATGCAGTCAATGGATTCAACCGTGTCAGAAATCGAACGTCTGCGTGATAAACAGCTTTATCCAAAACTAGTGGAGCTTGTTGAAGG GATGGCCCAGATGTGGTACGCAATGTACATGCACCACCAAGCCCAGCTGAAGATAGTCGAGGGTCTTAAATCCCTTGATGTTACAAATTCTCCAAGGGAGACAAGTGAACATCATCATAAGCACACCTTTCAGCTGCTTGAAATTGCCAAGGAGTGGCATACACAATTCAACAAACTTGTCAGCCATCAGAAAGAGTACGTGGATTCTCTGAATAGTTGGTTGAAGTTAACTCTCATCCCTATCGAAAGCAGCTTGAAGGAGAAAGTGTCGTCTCCACAAAGGCCGGCTCATGCCCCGATTCAGTCTCTCCTGCATGCATGGCATGATTATCTCGGAAAGCTTCCAGACGAGCTTGCAAAGAGTGCCATCCTCAGCTTTTCAGCAGTCATAAACACGATAGTGACACTCCAACAGGAAGAGCgaaagcagaaagagaagtgcgaGGAGGCCCACAAGGAGTATTCGAAGAAGAATCGGGCGTTCGATGACTGGTTCCAGAAGTATTCACAGAGGAGGATGGGTTCATCGGTTGGCGAGCCCGATGGTGGGGAGGGATCAAATCAAAAGGACCCAGTGGAGGAAAGGAGGTTTATGGTGGAGTCACTCAAAAGCAAGTTTGATGAAGAAGTTGAAGCCCACAGAAGGTTGTGCAAGCAGGTGAGAGAGAAATCACTGAGTAGTCTCAAGACCCACTTGCCAGAGCTTTTCCGAGCTATGTCGGACTTCGCTAATGCTTGTTCCAAGATGTATGCCAGCTTAAAGATGATCACGGAGCAGGATCCTCCAACTAACTAG